Sequence from the Tripterygium wilfordii isolate XIE 37 chromosome 10, ASM1340144v1, whole genome shotgun sequence genome:
CTGATAGCAAACATCTAAAATGTCAttctaaaattgaaatttgtacATAGTTTAATTAGTTTTTACAGTGGTGGTTAAGAAAGTTTATGTACTTTGTTTTTATGAATGTTTGTTTGAGAAGTAGGAAATATAAATTGGGTGTTTTCAACCTGTTCCCACTAAGTACCACCAACTATAGACTCACTTTTCATgtcttgtttttgaaattttccgTTTATTGACATTTCGATTGTTGGACAGGTCGCCTGACAGCCAAAAGTGATGTGTACAGCTTTGGGGTTGTGTTGCTGGAACTATTGTCTGGACGACGTGCTGTTGATAAGTCAAAAGTCGGTGTAGAGCAGAATCTGGTTGATTGGGCAAAGCCATATTTGGGTGATAAACGGAGATTATTCAGGATAATGGACACTAAATTGGGAGGTCAGTATCCCCAGAAAAGTGCCTATATGGCTGCTAACCTCGCGTTACAGTGCCTAAGTGCTGATGCTAAACTCAGGCCTAAAATGTCAGAGGTATTAGCAACGCTCAAGCAGATTGAATCTCCTAAAAGTGCTTCAAAGCACTATCCGTTTGAACAGCAGATACAAACTGTTCACCCAGGCAAGTCCTCCACGAGACAGCAATATTCTCCTTTGAATCTAACTCCACGTGCTTCGCCATTGCCTTCGCACCGTCAGTCACCACGAGTTCGATGACTTGCTTAAATTTCTTATTTGCCTCCGTATGGTATAGTGGGTGTAGTATTGAATCCAAGCATTTGCCTTGATGCAATTACAAATATGATGAATGGATTACCACATCTTTTCAGGAAACATATGGTTTGATTTCATTGTCGGTAATCCGTTTATTCTGTTGATCATGTTATTATAATTCAAGGTCTATGTGTTTCTTGTATGTGTGATTATTCATCTTTGAGAGGGAAATGTACGAAATATTGACCAAAGATTTACATAATACTTGAGACCCCAAAAGACTACGATTTAATTTCTGAGTGTTAGATGGGAAGTGAGTCTTATATGTGTATATTCATATGATTTACATGTCATGctattttaaatttatcttcAGCTAATTGTATGTATTTCTGGAAAATAGAAAGGTAGTTACCTTATTTTTTAATTCTTGTATGCATATATTAATTATACATATaactatgaattttttttttttaaaaaaaaatgtgatgcGCTTCAATTCAATATTCTACATAATCCAAGATCCATAAGTTCAAATATATCCACCcatcaaaattaacaaaacataaagCCTGCATACCATCAaagtaataataaaaagaatTCGATTTTTCAACAATAAATAAAACGAAAATATTATTTTGTCCTAATTAAATGTCTACGAGACGAGGTGCTGGTGGCGTTTGTGGTTTGAGACGGTTGATGATGAAGCTTTTAGGGAAATTTAGTGTTAGATGGAGAATGTTGAAGTAGTACTA
This genomic interval carries:
- the LOC120007695 gene encoding probable serine/threonine-protein kinase PBL3 (The sequence of the model RefSeq protein was modified relative to this genomic sequence to represent the inferred CDS: added 294 bases not found in genome assembly); translated protein: MPKGSLENHLFRKGPQPLSWAIRIKVAIGAARGLSFLHDAKSQVIYRDFKASNILLDAEFNAKLSDFGLAKAGPTGDRTHVSTQVMGTQGYAAPEYVATGRLTAKSDVYSFGVVLLELLSGRRAVDKSKVGVEQNLVDWAKPYLGDKRRLFRIMDTKLGGQYPQKSAYMAANLALQCLSADAKLRPKMSEVLATLKQIESPKSASKHYPFEQQIQTVHPGKSSTRQQYSPLNLTPRASPLPSHRQSPRVR